CTAATATAATGATGCAATTAGAAATCACTATTCCTTACCATATTATAGAGCATTCCTTCTTTTAAAGCATTGCTATTACCACCTAATGCATCTACCAATGCATAAGCAAAAGGTAAGGTTGTAGCTGGTCCCCTGCTAGTGATTAAATGATCATCTATCGCAACTATATCTTCAACATAGTTAGCTTCCTTAAACAAAGCAGTATATTTTTCACCAGGGTATGAAGTTATTGTACGACCTTTTACAATTCCTGCTTTCTCCAAAACCATTGGTGCTGCACAAATAGCTGCAACAAACTTTTCAGGTACTTTATCAAAATATTTAACTAATTCAATTACTCTTTCATCATCTCTTAAATTAGTTGCTCCAGGTAATCCCCC
The window above is part of the Clostridium saccharoperbutylacetonicum N1-4(HMT) genome. Proteins encoded here:
- a CDS encoding DJ-1 family glyoxalase III, with amino-acid sequence MKKIAVFLADGFEEGESLFVIDILKRAGFHCDSVSIEKEMVRGSHDIIVKTDKIISDEIKEYDMIVLPGGLPGATNLRDDERVIELVKYFDKVPEKFVAAICAAPMVLEKAGIVKGRTITSYPGEKYTALFKEANYVEDIVAIDDHLITSRGPATTLPFAYALVDALGGNSNALKEGMLYNMVRNSDF